In Paenibacillus sonchi, a single genomic region encodes these proteins:
- the cobJ gene encoding precorrin-3B C(17)-methyltransferase yields MNKQGKLLIIGFGPGRLEHITGRALAALEESEAVIGYTTYVDLIKPLLRQQEIVGTGMTEEVSRAQEAVRRAEAGQTIAVISSGDAGVYGMAGLVYEVLIERGWDRVTGVEVEVIPGVSAIQSCSSLLGAPIMHDSCTISLSDHLTPWESIAARVEAAGAADFVIAFYNPRSGKRTRQIEEARQILLRYRDPSTPVGIVKSAYRDRQQTIVTTLRDMLDHEIGMLSTVIVGNSATMVYDGLMVTPRGYERKYSLGADTQALKPHERLRTSSEPWSLAALNPAGNVVKVKTCGFCGMRKRVQLEPHGGYINS; encoded by the coding sequence ATGAACAAACAAGGAAAGCTGCTGATTATCGGCTTTGGTCCTGGCAGGCTGGAGCATATTACAGGCCGTGCATTGGCAGCGCTGGAAGAGAGTGAGGCCGTGATCGGCTACACCACTTATGTGGACCTGATTAAGCCGCTGCTGCGGCAGCAGGAGATTGTCGGCACAGGCATGACCGAAGAGGTCAGCCGGGCCCAGGAAGCCGTGCGCCGTGCGGAAGCCGGGCAGACGATCGCCGTCATTTCCAGCGGTGACGCTGGGGTATACGGAATGGCAGGACTGGTCTATGAAGTGCTGATCGAACGGGGCTGGGACCGTGTTACGGGGGTGGAAGTCGAGGTGATTCCCGGGGTATCGGCCATTCAATCCTGTTCTTCGCTGCTGGGTGCGCCGATTATGCATGATTCCTGCACGATCAGCCTGAGCGACCATCTAACGCCTTGGGAGAGCATTGCGGCACGCGTGGAGGCGGCGGGAGCCGCGGACTTCGTGATTGCCTTTTACAATCCGCGCAGTGGAAAGCGCACACGCCAGATTGAAGAGGCCCGCCAAATCCTGCTCCGCTACCGTGATCCTTCTACTCCCGTGGGCATTGTGAAAAGCGCCTACCGCGACCGCCAGCAGACCATTGTCACAACGCTCCGGGATATGCTGGACCACGAGATTGGCATGCTGTCGACCGTGATCGTCGGCAACTCCGCAACGATGGTTTATGACGGCCTCATGGTTACACCGCGCGGCTATGAACGCAAGTACAGCCTTGGCGCCGATACGCAGGCACTGAAGCCGCATGAGCGGCTGCGGACCTCTTCGGAGCCCTGGTCGCTGGCGGCGCTGAATCCTGCGGGGAATGTGGTGAAGGTGAAAACCTGCGGCTTCTGCGGCATGAGAAAGAGAGTGCAGCTGGAGCCGCACGGCGGTTACATCAACAGTTAA
- a CDS encoding CbiX/SirB N-terminal domain-containing protein, translating to MPRELQISVAGCGMACSSAVLEDIGLVYSKGSYELYLGGKKTGRTPHAGSKVRAGMSEEEAVAAVTEVVEQYCAQGSQDERFYTFFERMGSGISAHYPQAESALRCEHMHTHSHHNHDRAQGITAVLLVGHGSRVEEGNEELRNFTRALAARRPELAIETCFIELSAPSISEGIDKCVLGGAGTVYVVPIILFAAGHSKLDIPLALDQAKLKYPGVEFVYGRPIGVQERAVEILLDRIAGAVPQPVQVSAQPELYGEPLEETLLVERGSSGQQNTGGLETAAALSVGETASTAARDKPYSKVKDEDTIVLVMGRGGSDPDANSDLCKLARLLWERTPYKSIEACFIAITKPSLPAGLERCLALGARKIIVLPYLLFTGVLMKQFNETVSRFAAAHPEIEVEAGTCLGSHPLLSDMLLERIEETLAGRTAANCDNCVYREEASAHHHHHHHHHGHHHHEHDHHDDHHDHHSHGEDGHESGRRSQPASADAEVPVPPQPGASYSEDAAYPAGAPKARWPR from the coding sequence GTGCCAAGAGAGCTGCAGATCAGTGTGGCTGGCTGCGGGATGGCCTGCAGTTCGGCGGTCCTGGAGGATATCGGCCTTGTCTATTCCAAGGGCAGCTATGAATTATATCTTGGCGGAAAAAAAACCGGACGTACCCCGCACGCGGGCAGCAAGGTCCGTGCGGGGATGAGCGAAGAGGAAGCGGTGGCCGCTGTAACTGAGGTTGTTGAGCAATATTGTGCGCAGGGCAGTCAGGATGAACGGTTTTATACTTTTTTTGAGCGGATGGGCAGTGGGATTTCAGCACATTACCCGCAAGCGGAGAGCGCACTCCGCTGTGAACACATGCACACGCACTCGCACCATAACCATGATAGAGCACAAGGGATAACTGCAGTATTACTTGTAGGACACGGCAGCCGTGTGGAAGAAGGGAATGAAGAGCTGCGGAATTTCACCCGGGCGCTTGCTGCCCGCAGGCCGGAGCTTGCCATTGAAACCTGCTTCATCGAGTTATCGGCTCCGTCCATTTCCGAGGGGATTGACAAATGTGTGCTGGGCGGAGCCGGGACGGTCTATGTTGTGCCGATTATTTTGTTCGCGGCTGGACATTCCAAGCTGGATATTCCGCTGGCTCTGGATCAGGCAAAGCTGAAATATCCGGGTGTGGAGTTTGTATATGGCCGTCCGATCGGAGTGCAGGAGAGAGCGGTAGAAATTCTGCTGGACCGGATCGCCGGGGCTGTCCCGCAGCCGGTTCAGGTATCGGCTCAGCCGGAGCTGTACGGAGAACCGTTGGAGGAAACACTGCTGGTGGAGCGCGGCTCGTCCGGGCAACAGAATACTGGGGGGCTGGAGACTGCGGCTGCGTTGTCTGTTGGAGAAACGGCCTCAACAGCTGCTAGGGATAAGCCTTATTCCAAAGTAAAGGATGAGGACACCATCGTGCTTGTAATGGGCCGCGGGGGCAGTGATCCGGATGCGAACAGCGATTTATGCAAGCTGGCCCGCCTCCTCTGGGAGAGAACTCCCTACAAAAGCATCGAGGCCTGCTTTATTGCCATCACCAAGCCTTCGCTGCCCGCAGGGCTGGAGCGCTGCCTGGCTCTCGGCGCACGCAAAATTATCGTGCTGCCGTATTTATTGTTCACCGGAGTGCTGATGAAGCAGTTCAACGAAACGGTGAGCCGTTTTGCCGCAGCGCATCCGGAGATTGAAGTGGAGGCCGGCACCTGTCTCGGCTCCCATCCGCTGTTGTCAGACATGCTGCTGGAGCGGATCGAAGAGACCCTGGCAGGCCGGACAGCCGCCAACTGTGACAATTGCGTGTACCGCGAGGAAGCGTCTGCACACCATCACCACCATCACCACCATCATGGTCACCACCATCATGAACACGACCATCACGATGATCATCATGATCACCACAGCCACGGTGAGGATGGGCATGAGTCCGGGCGCCGCAGCCAACCGGCCTCTGCAGACGCAGAGGTGCCGGTCCCGCCGCAGCCTGGGGCTTCCTATTCGGAGGATGCGGCGTACCCGGCCGGCGCTCCAAAGGCGCGCTGGCCGCGATGA
- the cobK gene encoding precorrin-6A reductase → MIFMLCGTSDARELALALSREQLPLLASVVTSSAAERLEAAGITTRAGRLDQQGMIACLRGLDCSAIIDASHPFAQEAHDHAMGAAEALGLPYLRYERRSLKYEQHPRLLVVSSYGEAAHRAKQLKGSVMLTTGGKTLEIFAEALLGDPAVRLTVRLLPCLENMQKCHLLGIEQRNIIALQGPFSRELNEALYRQYGTQVMVTKESGAEGSLDEKVHAALDMGIYVILIARPQAFYKEYGRVYESFEEIVSAVAAFNKK, encoded by the coding sequence ATGATATTTATGCTGTGCGGAACCAGTGACGCCCGTGAGCTGGCGCTGGCCCTGTCACGGGAGCAGTTGCCGCTGCTGGCTTCCGTTGTGACGTCCAGCGCTGCGGAGCGGCTTGAAGCAGCTGGCATCACAACCCGTGCCGGCCGGCTGGACCAGCAAGGGATGATCGCCTGTTTGCGCGGGCTGGACTGCAGCGCCATTATTGATGCCAGCCATCCGTTTGCACAAGAGGCGCATGACCATGCGATGGGGGCCGCTGAAGCGCTGGGACTGCCGTATTTGCGTTATGAACGGCGCAGCCTCAAGTATGAGCAGCATCCACGGTTGCTGGTTGTGTCTTCCTACGGGGAGGCGGCCCATAGGGCCAAGCAGCTGAAAGGCTCTGTCATGCTGACCACGGGCGGTAAAACCTTGGAGATTTTTGCAGAGGCGCTGCTGGGTGACCCTGCTGTCCGCCTGACGGTCAGACTGCTTCCCTGTCTGGAAAATATGCAAAAATGCCATCTGCTTGGGATAGAGCAGCGCAATATTATTGCGCTGCAGGGACCTTTTTCACGCGAATTGAATGAAGCATTGTACAGGCAGTACGGCACACAGGTCATGGTTACTAAGGAAAGCGGTGCGGAAGGCTCCCTCGATGAAAAAGTGCACGCCGCGCTCGATATGGGGATATATGTTATTTTGATTGCGCGGCCGCAAGCTTTCTATAAAGAGTATGGCAGGGTGTATGAGTCATTTGAAGAGATAGTGTCCGCAGTTGCCGCTTTTAATAAGAAATGA
- a CDS encoding precorrin-8X methylmutase, which yields MEFGTDFKPLTVQPQEIESLSFQMITRELGDHGFSALQYPVVQRIIHASADFELGRSLVFHPRAMEAGISAILEGQPIIADVRMVEAGIAKERIHKYGGEVRVHISDPDVIEAAKAQGTTRAILATRKACTEAPGGIYVIGNAPTALLELIRLIKEGAAQPGLIIGMPVGFVSAAESKDELRKLDIPYITNIGRKGGSTVVVAAVNALSLLAVRQAGESQSQGG from the coding sequence ATGGAGTTTGGGACGGATTTTAAGCCGCTCACAGTGCAGCCGCAGGAAATAGAAAGCCTGAGCTTTCAAATGATTACCCGCGAGCTGGGCGATCATGGGTTTAGCGCTTTACAGTACCCGGTCGTGCAGCGGATCATTCATGCATCCGCCGATTTTGAGCTGGGACGGAGTCTGGTGTTTCATCCCCGGGCGATGGAGGCAGGGATTTCTGCTATTTTGGAGGGGCAGCCCATTATCGCCGATGTGCGCATGGTCGAGGCCGGTATTGCCAAGGAGCGGATTCACAAATACGGCGGAGAGGTACGGGTGCATATTTCTGATCCCGATGTGATTGAGGCGGCTAAGGCACAGGGAACAACCCGGGCCATCCTTGCCACACGCAAAGCCTGCACTGAAGCGCCGGGCGGCATCTATGTGATTGGCAATGCGCCAACGGCCCTGCTGGAATTGATCCGTCTGATCAAAGAAGGTGCAGCACAGCCAGGGCTCATCATTGGCATGCCGGTCGGTTTTGTTTCAGCGGCGGAGTCCAAGGATGAGCTGCGCAAGCTGGACATCCCTTACATCACCAACATCGGCCGCAAGGGCGGCAGTACGGTTGTGGTTGCGGCAGTCAACGCCCTCAGTCTGCTGGCTGTCCGTCAGGCAGGGGAATCACAGAGTCAGGGCGGATAG
- a CDS encoding cobalt-precorrin-5B (C(1))-methyltransferase produces the protein MEQQESQSVQDYKHSGDLQHGHKGQAAAELQGSQAVREPQGSQAAAELQGSQAVPELRGSQAVPELRESRTAAGGPAAPLRRGYTTGACAAAAAKGAALLLVTGEAPPSVEIDLPAGFRHTFKLTGGRRSGRDSAVCATVKDAGDDPDATHQARIEAAVSWRDSPGVEIDGGKGVGRVTKPGLPVAVGEAAINPVPRRMILEAVSEVLEEHGAARGVRVVISVPEGEAIALKTLNPRLGILGGISILGTRGVVTPFSTEAYKASVVQAISVAAAMGNKQIILTTGGSSEKYAMAMFAELPEEAFIQMGEYVGFSLEHAKAFGVRKITLVGMAGKLSKVAQGAMLIHSKNAPVDFSFLAKIAAESGADNELVGEIAAANTASQVTDLMTAAGNGVFFEQLCLHACRHCLKHMNGGMTVEMVLVTMKGRVLGRAEIRG, from the coding sequence ATGGAGCAGCAGGAGTCACAGAGTGTACAGGACTATAAGCACAGCGGAGATTTGCAGCATGGACACAAGGGCCAAGCAGCGGCAGAGCTACAGGGGAGCCAAGCAGTGCGAGAGCCGCAGGGAAGCCAAGCTGCGGCAGAACTGCAAGGGAGCCAAGCAGTGCCGGAGCTGCGAGGAAGCCAAGCAGTGCCAGAGCTGCGAGAGAGCCGGACTGCTGCCGGCGGTCCCGCTGCACCGCTGCGGCGTGGCTACACCACAGGCGCCTGCGCAGCCGCAGCCGCCAAAGGTGCTGCGCTCCTGCTGGTCACGGGGGAGGCCCCGCCGAGCGTGGAGATCGATCTGCCCGCCGGCTTCCGGCATACGTTTAAGCTGACCGGGGGGCGGCGCAGCGGCAGGGACTCGGCAGTCTGTGCAACAGTGAAGGACGCCGGAGATGACCCGGATGCGACGCATCAGGCGAGAATTGAGGCTGCTGTGAGCTGGCGCGATAGCCCCGGCGTAGAGATAGACGGCGGCAAGGGGGTAGGCAGAGTTACGAAGCCGGGATTGCCCGTGGCGGTCGGTGAAGCGGCGATCAATCCTGTGCCGCGGCGCATGATTTTGGAGGCGGTGTCCGAGGTGCTGGAGGAGCATGGCGCGGCCCGGGGAGTGCGGGTGGTTATCAGTGTGCCGGAAGGCGAAGCTATCGCGCTCAAAACGCTGAATCCGCGGCTTGGCATCCTTGGGGGCATCTCCATTCTGGGCACGCGCGGCGTGGTGACGCCGTTCTCCACGGAAGCCTACAAGGCCAGTGTGGTACAGGCGATTTCGGTCGCCGCGGCCATGGGGAACAAGCAGATTATTTTGACCACAGGCGGCAGCAGTGAAAAGTATGCAATGGCGATGTTCGCAGAGCTTCCGGAGGAAGCTTTTATCCAGATGGGTGAATATGTCGGCTTCTCGCTGGAACACGCCAAGGCCTTCGGAGTCCGTAAGATCACATTAGTCGGCATGGCGGGCAAGCTTTCGAAGGTGGCGCAGGGGGCCATGCTGATCCATTCCAAAAATGCGCCGGTGGATTTCAGCTTTTTGGCCAAAATCGCGGCTGAGTCCGGGGCGGATAATGAACTGGTGGGGGAGATTGCGGCGGCTAACACGGCCTCACAGGTGACGGATCTGATGACCGCGGCCGGGAATGGGGTGTTTTTTGAACAATTGTGTCTGCACGCCTGCAGGCATTGTCTGAAGCATATGAATGGAGGCATGACCGTGGAGATGGTGCTGGTCACCATGAAGGGCCGGGTGCTGGGAAGGGCGGAAATCCGTGGCTGA
- the cobI gene encoding precorrin-2 C(20)-methyltransferase: MDEQAAHEEQITGAAMQTAVAAYHADDEYPLVESELAPIGTGTLYGVGVGPGDPELITLKACRLLRDCPVIAYPATKKGGKSYAHEIVEMHIKADEKVMLGLVFPMTRDPGQLASGWNRTAELCWNELKQGRDVAFVTEGDPNLYSTFIHLARLMQELHPGVPVVSIPGISSVLGAAAALGQPLADGDQRVGIIPATEDPEALKEALLHHDTVVFLKVAKVLDLLLDVLDELGLSGKASVVTKVTSPNETVWRDARELRGRELEYLSLMVVSK; encoded by the coding sequence ATGGATGAGCAGGCTGCCCATGAAGAACAAATCACCGGAGCAGCCATGCAAACTGCAGTTGCAGCGTATCATGCTGATGATGAGTATCCGCTGGTGGAATCTGAGCTTGCCCCAATCGGAACAGGGACCTTGTACGGAGTGGGTGTAGGTCCGGGTGATCCCGAGCTGATTACGCTCAAAGCCTGCCGTTTGCTGAGGGATTGTCCGGTAATTGCCTACCCGGCAACTAAAAAGGGCGGGAAATCCTATGCCCACGAAATTGTGGAGATGCATATCAAGGCGGATGAAAAAGTCATGCTGGGACTTGTCTTCCCGATGACCAGAGACCCCGGGCAGCTGGCAAGCGGCTGGAACCGCACGGCTGAGCTTTGCTGGAACGAGCTGAAGCAGGGCCGGGACGTGGCTTTTGTGACGGAGGGCGATCCGAATCTGTACAGCACCTTCATTCATCTGGCCCGGTTGATGCAGGAGCTGCATCCTGGTGTGCCGGTCGTTTCCATTCCGGGAATATCGTCGGTGCTGGGCGCCGCTGCCGCGCTTGGACAGCCCCTTGCCGATGGCGATCAGCGGGTGGGGATTATTCCGGCTACCGAGGACCCGGAGGCCTTGAAGGAAGCGCTGCTGCATCATGATACGGTGGTGTTTCTGAAGGTGGCGAAGGTGCTGGATCTGCTGTTGGATGTGCTCGATGAGCTCGGGCTTTCGGGAAAAGCATCCGTCGTGACCAAGGTAACCTCTCCTAATGAAACGGTGTGGCGGGACGCCCGCGAGCTGCGCGGCCGGGAGCTTGAATACCTGAGCCTTATGGTGGTGAGCAAATGA
- the cobM gene encoding precorrin-4 C(11)-methyltransferase codes for MTAADLEPKVYIVGAGPGDPELITLKGSRILRSADVVLYADSLVSGELIASVSPGAEVLQSSGMALEQQVEIMTAAVKAGKSVARIHTGDPSMYGAILEQMSLLKLNGVSYEIVPGVSSVFASAAALGAELTVPELTQTVILTRAEGRTPVPEREQLRQLAAHHCTVALFLSASLAEHAAAEFLAAGWSPDTPIAVVKRATWPDQQILRTTVARLAADLREAGITMHAMILAGWALDPALTDRDQHRSKLYDKTFTHGCREGIDADG; via the coding sequence ATGACGGCGGCTGACTTGGAACCCAAAGTATATATCGTAGGTGCAGGGCCGGGTGATCCCGAGCTGATTACGTTAAAAGGCAGCCGCATCCTGCGTTCTGCAGATGTTGTGCTCTATGCGGATTCACTGGTCAGCGGGGAGCTGATTGCAAGTGTGAGTCCGGGAGCCGAGGTGCTGCAAAGCTCGGGAATGGCTCTGGAGCAGCAGGTGGAGATCATGACCGCGGCAGTGAAGGCCGGTAAAAGCGTAGCCCGCATCCATACCGGCGACCCTTCCATGTACGGGGCAATCCTGGAGCAGATGTCGCTGCTGAAGCTGAACGGCGTCAGCTATGAGATCGTGCCGGGGGTCAGCTCTGTTTTTGCTTCGGCGGCAGCGCTGGGTGCAGAGCTGACTGTGCCGGAGCTGACGCAGACCGTGATTCTGACCCGTGCCGAAGGGCGGACGCCGGTCCCGGAGCGTGAGCAGCTGCGGCAGCTGGCGGCGCATCACTGCACCGTAGCCCTGTTCCTCAGCGCTTCGCTGGCTGAACATGCGGCAGCGGAATTTCTCGCTGCCGGGTGGAGCCCCGATACGCCTATCGCTGTGGTGAAGCGGGCGACCTGGCCGGACCAGCAGATTCTGCGGACGACCGTGGCGCGCCTTGCAGCCGACCTGCGCGAAGCAGGCATCACCATGCATGCGATGATTCTCGCGGGCTGGGCCCTGGACCCGGCGCTTACGGACCGTGACCAGCACCGTTCGAAGCTGTACGACAAGACCTTTACCCACGGCTGCCGGGAAGGGATTGACGCTGATGGCTAA
- a CDS encoding cobalt-precorrin 5A hydrolase codes for MVIDERGEHVISLLSGHLGGANRLTRQVAQLMDSHPVITTASDVQGIFAVDLLGSEFGWRAEGFATMKTVSAALVNGEAVAFMQESGERGWLPPGAVLPEHVRLCGSMAELQEAPFSAAVVVTDRQLPEPEAAALGERTVVYHPRSLVLGLGCNRGTPLAELEAVVLDTLAELGLSLLSVRNVATAAIKGDEPGLLALCAKYGWELALFSPEQLNTVVLEQPSEIVFKATGAYGVCEPAALLSSGARSLVLKKKKAAMRPLQ; via the coding sequence ATCGTCATTGATGAACGCGGTGAACATGTGATCAGCCTGTTATCCGGCCACTTGGGCGGAGCCAACAGGCTCACGCGGCAGGTTGCACAGCTGATGGACAGCCATCCGGTGATTACTACCGCTTCGGATGTGCAGGGCATCTTCGCCGTGGATCTGCTCGGCTCGGAGTTCGGCTGGCGCGCAGAGGGCTTCGCGACGATGAAAACAGTCAGCGCCGCCTTGGTCAACGGGGAAGCCGTGGCCTTCATGCAGGAGAGCGGCGAACGCGGCTGGCTGCCGCCCGGTGCTGTGCTGCCGGAGCATGTCCGCCTCTGCGGAAGCATGGCGGAGCTGCAGGAAGCGCCGTTCAGCGCGGCGGTCGTGGTCACGGACCGGCAGCTGCCGGAGCCGGAGGCAGCGGCTCTTGGAGAGCGGACTGTAGTCTACCATCCGCGCAGTCTTGTGCTCGGGCTCGGCTGCAACCGCGGGACCCCGCTGGCGGAGCTTGAAGCGGTGGTGCTGGATACGCTGGCCGAGCTGGGGCTTTCGCTGCTTAGCGTTCGCAACGTCGCCACTGCTGCGATCAAAGGCGATGAGCCCGGTCTTCTGGCCTTATGCGCCAAATATGGCTGGGAGCTGGCACTGTTTTCGCCGGAGCAGCTGAATACGGTGGTGCTGGAGCAGCCCTCGGAGATTGTTTTTAAGGCTACCGGAGCTTATGGGGTCTGTGAGCCGGCAGCCCTGTTGTCCTCTGGTGCCCGCAGCCTGGTGCTTAAGAAGAAAAAAGCGGCAATGCGACCATTGCAGTAG
- a CDS encoding ROK family protein — MKVLGAIEAGGTKFVCGIGNEDGTIIDRVSFPTTTPEETMGLVLDYFTGKNVEAIGIGSFGPIDPVIGSPTYGYITTTPKPHWGQYNLVGTVAGHFSVPVGFDTDVNGAALGEYKWGAAQGLDSCLYITVGTGIGAGAVVGGKLVHGLSHPEMGHILVRRHPEDKFEGFCPYHSDCLEGLAAGPAIGKRWGKPAGELPADHPAWAMEAHYLAHALMNYVLILSPQKIVMGGGVMKQSQLFPLIHAKLQELLGGYVQHPALNEAVGSYIVPPQLGDNAGLSGALGLAKLALDRE; from the coding sequence GTGAAGGTACTTGGAGCAATTGAAGCAGGGGGAACAAAGTTTGTATGCGGGATTGGAAATGAGGACGGGACGATTATCGACCGGGTCAGTTTTCCAACTACCACGCCTGAGGAAACGATGGGGCTTGTGCTGGACTATTTTACCGGCAAAAATGTGGAAGCGATCGGCATAGGCTCATTCGGGCCGATTGATCCGGTGATTGGCAGCCCGACCTATGGCTACATTACAACCACACCTAAACCCCATTGGGGGCAATACAATCTGGTGGGAACAGTTGCCGGGCATTTTTCCGTGCCCGTCGGGTTCGATACGGATGTGAACGGTGCGGCGCTGGGGGAATACAAGTGGGGAGCGGCTCAAGGGCTGGACAGCTGCCTGTATATCACAGTCGGGACAGGAATCGGAGCGGGTGCAGTAGTGGGAGGCAAACTGGTGCACGGCTTGTCCCATCCTGAAATGGGGCATATTCTTGTGCGCCGCCATCCGGAAGACAAGTTTGAAGGCTTCTGCCCTTACCACAGCGATTGCCTGGAAGGTTTGGCGGCAGGTCCGGCAATTGGCAAACGATGGGGCAAGCCGGCAGGCGAGCTGCCTGCGGATCATCCGGCGTGGGCGATGGAAGCCCACTACCTGGCGCATGCGCTGATGAATTATGTGCTGATTCTGTCACCGCAGAAGATTGTGATGGGCGGCGGTGTGATGAAGCAGAGCCAGCTTTTCCCGCTGATTCATGCCAAGCTTCAGGAGCTGCTGGGCGGCTATGTGCAGCATCCTGCACTGAACGAGGCTGTCGGCAGCTACATTGTTCCGCCTCAGCTGGGCGACAATGCGGGTCTGTCCGGAGCGCTTGGACTGGCTAAGCTGGCGCTGGACCGGGAGTAG
- a CDS encoding HRDC domain-containing protein: protein MWYEGGSWNEMLCVYRHELAVKMGDGYRPLIDGAFHDEDSLSGSRNQEQLKLQYFSEQHGNESVYEELCSWRRGKASSERKAPYILASNRLLRMLSAFLPRTLEELLQIPGVGEGKASQYGEDWLSITSASEREHSFPLGWVHEAVDEEHFVSWQYKQKELKYKKQLERLRLRRVLLQGIGEGLGIEQLKALSGISRREVLEAIEELDKDGYSVEKLIALELAEVSSSEQASVWTAYELMGDTFLKPVLYKAYGEGFSPAEGLDVYYERLRLIRIRYRRGQSVQLEAATNL from the coding sequence TTGTGGTATGAGGGCGGGTCCTGGAATGAGATGCTCTGCGTCTACCGGCATGAGCTGGCGGTGAAAATGGGCGATGGCTACCGGCCTCTAATCGATGGCGCCTTTCATGATGAAGACAGCCTGTCCGGCAGCCGCAATCAGGAGCAGCTTAAGCTGCAGTATTTCAGCGAGCAGCACGGCAATGAATCCGTCTATGAAGAGCTCTGCTCCTGGCGCCGGGGCAAGGCCTCCAGTGAGCGGAAAGCGCCTTACATTCTTGCCAGCAACCGCCTGCTGCGGATGCTCAGCGCTTTTCTTCCCCGTACCCTGGAGGAACTGCTGCAGATTCCCGGCGTAGGCGAGGGCAAGGCCTCGCAATACGGCGAAGACTGGCTGAGCATCACCTCTGCCTCAGAGAGGGAGCATAGCTTTCCGCTGGGCTGGGTGCATGAAGCCGTTGACGAGGAGCATTTTGTTTCCTGGCAGTACAAGCAGAAGGAGCTGAAGTACAAGAAGCAGCTGGAACGGCTGCGGCTGCGCAGGGTTCTGCTGCAGGGAATCGGGGAAGGCCTTGGCATTGAGCAACTGAAGGCACTGAGCGGAATAAGCCGCCGCGAGGTGCTTGAAGCGATAGAGGAGCTTGACAAGGACGGCTATTCCGTCGAAAAGCTCATTGCTCTCGAATTGGCTGAGGTATCCTCCAGCGAGCAAGCCAGTGTATGGACTGCCTATGAGCTGATGGGTGATACCTTTCTCAAGCCTGTACTGTACAAAGCCTACGGGGAAGGGTTCTCGCCTGCGGAAGGCCTGGATGTGTATTACGAACGCCTGCGGCTGATCCGCATCCGCTACCGGCGGGGGCAGTCCGTCCAGCTGGAAGCGGCGACGAATTTATAA
- a CDS encoding 1-phosphofructokinase family hexose kinase: protein MIVTLTVNPSVDASTGIDKVVPDHKLRCREASYKPGGGGVNVSRAIHRLGGESLALYASGGLHGKLLHEMLEQEGVGHQEIPISGQTRENLIVVEESTGQQFRFDMPGPHFIEGDWQQCLEQLKSLEGKPTYIVASGSLPPGCPADFYGRVIEAVKPWQARVIVDTSGEALQKAADAGVYLLKPNARELEELTRHSITGDAEVRAAALELIEQGRTEVVVVSLGGEGALLITREGCEHLKAPEVPVLSVVGAGDSLVGGLVYSLERGWPLRRAVQFGIASGAAAVMNPERQLCKREDAERLFLQIEAADAESLK, encoded by the coding sequence ATGATCGTAACATTAACGGTTAACCCCAGCGTAGACGCCAGCACAGGTATTGACAAGGTTGTTCCCGACCATAAGCTGCGCTGCCGGGAGGCATCCTATAAGCCGGGGGGAGGCGGGGTCAATGTGTCCCGGGCGATCCACAGATTGGGCGGGGAGTCCTTGGCCCTGTATGCATCGGGAGGACTGCACGGGAAGCTGCTGCATGAGATGCTGGAGCAGGAGGGTGTCGGGCACCAGGAGATCCCGATTTCAGGGCAGACACGGGAAAATCTGATTGTTGTGGAAGAATCCACGGGCCAGCAATTCCGGTTCGATATGCCCGGCCCGCACTTTATTGAGGGCGATTGGCAGCAGTGCCTGGAGCAGCTGAAATCCCTGGAAGGGAAGCCAACCTACATTGTGGCCAGCGGCAGTCTGCCTCCAGGGTGTCCGGCGGATTTCTACGGGCGTGTAATTGAAGCCGTGAAGCCTTGGCAGGCGCGGGTGATTGTCGATACCTCGGGAGAAGCGCTGCAAAAGGCGGCTGATGCAGGCGTATACCTGCTCAAACCGAATGCGCGCGAGCTTGAGGAACTGACCAGACATTCTATTACAGGGGATGCAGAGGTCCGGGCGGCTGCGTTGGAGCTGATCGAGCAAGGGCGGACCGAAGTGGTGGTGGTATCCCTTGGCGGCGAGGGGGCATTGCTGATTACCAGAGAGGGCTGCGAGCATCTCAAGGCCCCCGAAGTTCCCGTGCTGAGTGTAGTAGGGGCAGGGGACAGTCTGGTGGGCGGGCTGGTCTACAGTCTGGAACGGGGCTGGCCGCTGCGCCGGGCCGTTCAATTCGGAATCGCCTCCGGAGCGGCGGCGGTGATGAATCCGGAGCGTCAGCTGTGCAAGCGCGAGGATGCAGAACGGTTGTTTTTGCAGATTGAAGCAGCGGATGCAGAATCCCTGAAATAA